One stretch of Amycolatopsis sp. NBC_00345 DNA includes these proteins:
- a CDS encoding GGDEF domain-containing protein: MIIFLLSWEAVAVALLTFAIVTTGQTMLVDWARFGILAACATVHIQLTRRQEERRRNRVTAVHIDLSGIWVFPGALLLPIHLTLLLIVIVRTQRWFNSRRPPHKFVFTSLTHAVSAWVAHELYQTFASAEVARLSPANSLQVFGILMLVGFCYAALQAIVIGSLLALGGTSAPTLSNVLGTKDDNLLELSTIGLGTIATILLVEIPPAIVILVLITVLGNRLAEINQLQSEARTDPKTGIFNVRGWSESAERALARSVRGGEMLALLMIDLDHFKWINDTYGHPAGDDVLRTVAQTLDEITRPKDIIGRFGGEEFLILLPDVDETAAKVTAERIRVALAEQQIVSTDKRGGRARISDRTASIGVALLGPNGTTVEQLLHAADAAVYAAKEGGRNQVRFADADQSFTEGQPFTDS, from the coding sequence ATGATCATTTTCCTGCTTTCCTGGGAAGCGGTCGCGGTCGCGCTGCTGACGTTCGCGATCGTCACCACCGGCCAGACGATGCTCGTCGACTGGGCGCGGTTCGGCATCCTCGCCGCGTGCGCCACAGTGCACATCCAGCTCACCCGGCGGCAGGAAGAGCGGCGGCGCAACCGGGTCACGGCCGTCCACATCGACCTGTCCGGCATCTGGGTCTTCCCCGGCGCGCTGCTGCTGCCGATCCACCTGACCCTGCTGCTGATCGTCATCGTCCGGACCCAGCGGTGGTTCAACTCGCGACGGCCGCCGCACAAGTTCGTCTTCACTTCCCTCACCCACGCGGTTTCGGCCTGGGTGGCCCACGAGCTCTACCAGACCTTCGCGTCGGCGGAGGTGGCCCGGCTCAGCCCGGCGAACTCGCTGCAGGTCTTCGGCATCCTGATGCTCGTCGGCTTCTGTTACGCCGCACTGCAGGCGATCGTCATCGGCAGCCTGCTCGCGCTGGGCGGCACCTCGGCGCCGACGCTGAGCAACGTACTGGGCACCAAGGACGACAACCTGCTGGAGCTCTCGACGATCGGGCTCGGCACGATCGCCACCATCCTGCTCGTGGAAATCCCGCCGGCGATCGTGATCCTGGTGCTGATCACCGTGCTCGGCAACCGGCTGGCGGAAATCAACCAACTGCAGTCGGAGGCGCGGACGGACCCGAAGACGGGGATCTTCAACGTGCGCGGCTGGTCCGAGTCGGCCGAGCGCGCGCTGGCCCGCTCCGTGCGCGGCGGCGAAATGCTGGCGCTGCTGATGATCGACCTCGACCATTTCAAGTGGATCAACGACACCTACGGTCACCCGGCCGGCGACGACGTGCTGCGCACCGTCGCCCAGACACTCGACGAAATCACCCGCCCCAAGGACATCATCGGCCGGTTCGGCGGCGAGGAGTTCCTGATCCTGCTGCCGGACGTCGACGAGACGGCGGCGAAGGTGACGGCCGAGCGCATCCGCGTCGCGCTCGCCGAACAGCAGATCGTGAGCACCGACAAACGCGGCGGCCGGGCCAGGATCAGCGACCGCACCGCGTCGATCGGGGTGGCGCTGCTCGGGCCGAACGGGACCACTGTGGAGCAACTGCTGCACGCCGCGGACGCCGCCGTTTACGCGGCTAAGGAGGGCGGCCGCAACCAAGTGCGGTTCGCCGACGCGGACCAGTCCTTCACCGAGGGCCAGCCCTTCACCGATAGCTGA
- a CDS encoding phospholipase A2, with protein MPATDDRAPAAARPRRRWSTSGWLLLVLFIVFAFGLIASRPASPPDQGPPTGDVLAAQNAIEALVHPGPQPSALALLPKDFTTVMGVRPGVLTARDGTVRAVHVDGGCSAPWGDDNTKWDYSVPCKAHDLGYDLLRYADKKGHPLDQPARASLDAQLSKDMHHTCTLNPMDSPRTCQLVATLYSAGLVVNSWHQRWGPPVGDPIGAMVAGVLVIGALLVLRLRAWPAARRTRPAVRRTGPPTRWALLGAGGAALLMLGESVTALADWAGAPEQALWPLTWLAQLTPLLFFAGGHANEAGWQAERDRGYRHYLAERASPLLRPALIFAVVALLVPLALELLGIPAGTNATVMRIALHPLWLLGVYLLMIVCAPALLALYRRARLASVLTLLALVVAGELTATWSGSQLPRYGATLALALLAQQLAFAHADGVRPSRRVLAMAAAVGVGGLAVASFTLGASPTLLGSPGAPAALSAAPWEVLLLGVAQLGLAGLFATPLRRWAARPAIRRAAGLVLRAPMSLYLAFLAAMLLLVAVVYLPGPIADDLSWLIRPRTAMAVALLAVPALAVFWWFERHPGAAADNDAEPPVRVRTGPGWHAVLLTRAAAVIGIGYATAGVFGLALARFGDVAADADLLGLRFDPVQSLVHLLLGVLLLHTVRTGATTAASTWLACALGCIPALVAASDGEPSGAATVVLHAGTAVFALVAAASCLVPARRAAGATPG; from the coding sequence ATGCCAGCCACCGACGACCGCGCCCCGGCCGCCGCACGCCCACGACGTCGCTGGTCGACGTCGGGGTGGCTGCTGCTCGTCCTCTTCATCGTGTTCGCCTTCGGGCTGATCGCCTCGCGCCCGGCGTCGCCGCCGGACCAGGGACCGCCGACGGGTGACGTGCTGGCGGCGCAGAACGCCATCGAGGCGCTGGTGCACCCCGGCCCGCAGCCGAGCGCGCTGGCCTTGCTGCCCAAGGATTTCACCACCGTGATGGGGGTGCGGCCGGGCGTGCTGACGGCGCGCGACGGGACCGTGCGGGCCGTGCACGTCGACGGCGGCTGTTCCGCGCCGTGGGGTGACGACAACACGAAGTGGGACTACTCCGTGCCGTGCAAGGCGCACGACCTCGGCTACGACCTGCTGCGCTACGCCGACAAGAAGGGCCACCCGCTGGACCAGCCGGCCCGCGCGTCGCTCGACGCCCAGCTGTCGAAGGACATGCACCACACCTGCACGCTGAACCCGATGGATTCGCCGCGCACCTGCCAGCTCGTCGCGACGCTGTACTCGGCCGGGCTGGTGGTGAACTCGTGGCACCAGCGCTGGGGCCCGCCGGTGGGCGACCCGATCGGCGCGATGGTGGCGGGCGTGCTGGTGATCGGCGCGCTGCTGGTGCTCCGGCTGCGCGCCTGGCCGGCGGCGCGGCGGACCCGGCCCGCGGTTCGCCGGACCGGCCCGCCGACGCGGTGGGCCCTGCTCGGCGCGGGCGGCGCGGCGCTGCTGATGCTCGGCGAGTCCGTGACCGCGCTCGCCGACTGGGCGGGCGCGCCGGAGCAGGCGCTGTGGCCGTTGACCTGGCTCGCGCAGCTGACCCCGCTGCTGTTCTTCGCCGGCGGCCACGCCAACGAGGCGGGCTGGCAGGCCGAACGCGACCGCGGCTACCGGCACTACCTCGCCGAGCGCGCGAGCCCGTTGCTGCGGCCCGCGCTGATCTTCGCCGTGGTGGCGCTGCTGGTGCCGCTGGCGCTCGAACTGCTCGGCATCCCGGCGGGCACCAACGCCACGGTCATGCGGATCGCGCTGCACCCGTTGTGGCTGCTGGGCGTGTACCTGCTGATGATCGTCTGCGCGCCGGCGCTGCTGGCGCTGTACCGCCGGGCGCGTCTGGCGTCGGTGCTCACGCTGCTGGCCCTGGTCGTCGCCGGCGAGCTGACGGCGACCTGGTCGGGCTCGCAACTGCCGCGTTACGGCGCGACCCTCGCGCTGGCGCTGCTGGCCCAGCAGCTGGCCTTCGCGCACGCTGACGGCGTTCGGCCGTCCCGGCGAGTGCTGGCCATGGCGGCGGCAGTCGGTGTCGGCGGGCTTGCGGTGGCGAGTTTCACGCTGGGCGCCTCGCCGACCCTGCTGGGCAGCCCCGGCGCGCCCGCGGCCCTGTCCGCCGCGCCGTGGGAAGTGCTGCTGCTGGGCGTCGCGCAACTGGGCCTGGCCGGGCTGTTCGCGACGCCGCTGCGGCGCTGGGCGGCGCGGCCCGCGATCCGGCGGGCGGCGGGGCTGGTGCTGCGCGCGCCGATGAGCCTGTACCTGGCGTTCCTGGCGGCGATGCTGCTGCTCGTCGCCGTGGTGTACCTGCCGGGCCCGATCGCCGACGACCTCAGCTGGCTGATCCGGCCGCGGACCGCGATGGCCGTCGCGCTGCTCGCGGTGCCCGCCCTCGCGGTGTTCTGGTGGTTCGAGCGCCACCCGGGCGCGGCGGCCGACAACGACGCCGAGCCACCGGTCCGCGTCCGCACCGGCCCCGGCTGGCACGCGGTGCTGCTGACCAGGGCCGCCGCGGTGATCGGCATCGGCTACGCGACGGCCGGCGTGTTCGGCCTCGCGCTGGCCCGCTTCGGCGACGTCGCCGCGGACGCCGACCTGCTCGGCCTCCGCTTCGACCCGGTGCAGAGCCTGGTCCACCTCCTGCTCGGCGTGCTGCTGCTGCACACGGTCCGGACCGGCGCCACGACGGCGGCGAGCACCTGGCTGGCCTGCGCGCTCGGCTGCATCCCCGCGCTGGTGGCCGCCTCGGACGGTGAGCCCTCGGGCGCCGCCACGGTCGTCCTGCATGCCGGGACGGCGGTGTTCGCCCTGGTCGCCGCCGCATCGTGCCTGGTACCGGCCCGGCGGGCGGCCGGCGCGACGCCGGGCTGA